A section of the Caballeronia sp. M1242 genome encodes:
- a CDS encoding DUF748 domain-containing protein encodes MAGRRAQRGARWAMGIVAALVVVAVGGWFFVAHQMKERIRETLGPNGSVDEIDVGFGHITLSRVRLRGPHDWPTSDALRAERIVLDVDMRAALSNRVHLRDVSVDNYYLSIARSADGRVRVLPGLKETAREADAKPGDKAAQHAEEEKLIDRVSFERGAMEFFDASVRQPPYRVLISDARATIDHLHLPALTDRTALSMNGSIKGPSHTGAVSWGGWMVIANKDSQTHAMLRSVDISMLDPYLLKKAGAKAAVTGGTIDMTIDANVRDYRIHAPGTLTLNHLQISDGDSPLDTFLSIPTKAAIAALKDRKEEIKLDFVLEGDLRDPKFSLSESLSKKLAAGFAKALGVSAEGVAKGAGETVKGIGNALKNLLGQ; translated from the coding sequence ATGGCGGGACGGCGCGCGCAGCGGGGAGCGCGGTGGGCAATGGGAATCGTCGCGGCGCTCGTCGTCGTGGCGGTCGGCGGCTGGTTCTTCGTCGCGCATCAGATGAAGGAGCGCATCCGCGAGACGCTCGGGCCGAACGGTTCCGTCGATGAAATCGATGTCGGCTTCGGACACATCACGCTCTCGCGTGTGCGGCTGCGCGGCCCGCATGACTGGCCGACAAGCGACGCGTTACGCGCCGAGCGCATCGTGCTCGACGTGGACATGCGCGCGGCACTGTCGAACCGCGTTCACTTGCGCGATGTCAGCGTCGACAACTATTACCTTTCGATCGCCCGTTCCGCCGATGGCCGCGTGCGCGTGCTGCCGGGCCTCAAGGAAACGGCGCGCGAAGCCGACGCGAAGCCCGGCGACAAAGCCGCCCAACACGCGGAGGAGGAGAAGCTGATCGACCGTGTGTCGTTCGAGCGCGGCGCGATGGAGTTCTTCGATGCCTCCGTGCGGCAGCCGCCGTATCGCGTGCTGATCAGCGACGCGCGCGCGACCATCGACCATTTGCATCTGCCCGCGCTGACCGACCGCACCGCGCTGTCGATGAACGGCTCGATCAAAGGTCCGTCGCACACGGGCGCCGTTTCGTGGGGCGGCTGGATGGTCATCGCGAACAAGGATTCACAAACGCACGCGATGCTGCGCAGCGTCGATATTTCGATGCTCGATCCGTACCTGCTGAAGAAAGCCGGCGCGAAGGCAGCGGTGACGGGGGGGACCATCGACATGACCATCGACGCGAACGTCCGCGATTACCGCATCCACGCGCCGGGAACGCTCACGCTGAACCACTTGCAGATCAGCGACGGCGACAGTCCGCTCGACACTTTTCTCTCCATTCCGACGAAAGCAGCGATCGCCGCGCTGAAGGACCGCAAAGAGGAAATTAAGCTCGACTTCGTGCTCGAAGGCGACTTGCGCGATCCGAAGTTCTCGCTCTCGGAGAGTCTGTCGAAGAAGCTCGCGGCCGGCTTCGCGAAGGCGCTCGGCGTGAGCGCCGAAGGCGTGGCGAAGGGCGCGGGCGAAACGGTGAAGGGAATCGGCAACGCGCTGAAGAACCTACTGGGGCAGTAG
- the ettA gene encoding energy-dependent translational throttle protein EttA has translation MAQYVFTMNRVGKIVPPKRQILKDISLSFFPGAKIGLLGLNGSGKSTLIRIMAGVDKDIEGEAQPMPNLNIGYLPQEPQLDPQQTVRQAVEEGLGDVFQAQKKLDEIYAAYAEPDADFDKLAAEQAKYEAILATSDGGSPEQQLEVAADALRLPAWDAKIEHLSGGEKRRVALCKLLLQKPDMLLLDEPTNHLDAESVEWLEQFLTRYPGTVVAVTHDRYFLDNAAEWILELDRGHGIPWKGNYSSWLDQKEERLKQEEASESARQKAIKKELEWVRQNPKGRQAKSKARIARFEELNSQEYQKRNETQEIFIPVGDRLGNEVIEFKNVSKAYGDRLLIDNLSMKIPAGAIVGIIGPNGAGKSTLFRMLTGREQPDSGEIIMGPTVKLAYVDQSRDALAADKTVFEEISGGADVLTVGKYETPSRAYIGRFNFKGSDQQKLVGNLSGGERGRLHLAKTLIAGGNVLLLDEPSNDLDVETLRALEDALLEFAGSVMVISHDRWFLDRIATHILAFEGESHVEFFDGNYQEYEADKRKRLGEEAAKPKRLRYKPITR, from the coding sequence ATGGCCCAATACGTCTTCACCATGAACCGCGTCGGCAAGATCGTGCCGCCGAAGCGTCAGATTCTGAAAGACATCTCCCTCTCGTTCTTTCCCGGCGCGAAGATCGGTCTGCTCGGGCTGAACGGTTCGGGCAAGTCCACGCTCATCCGGATCATGGCGGGCGTCGATAAGGACATCGAAGGCGAAGCGCAGCCGATGCCCAATCTCAACATCGGTTATCTGCCGCAGGAGCCGCAGCTCGATCCGCAGCAGACCGTGCGTCAGGCTGTCGAGGAAGGTCTCGGCGATGTGTTCCAGGCGCAGAAGAAGCTCGACGAGATCTACGCCGCGTACGCCGAGCCCGACGCCGACTTCGACAAGCTCGCCGCCGAGCAGGCGAAGTACGAAGCCATTCTCGCGACGAGCGACGGCGGCAGTCCCGAGCAGCAGCTCGAAGTCGCCGCCGACGCGCTGCGCCTGCCGGCGTGGGACGCGAAAATCGAACATCTGTCGGGCGGCGAAAAGCGTCGCGTCGCGCTGTGCAAGCTGCTGCTGCAAAAGCCCGACATGCTGCTGCTCGACGAGCCGACCAACCACCTCGACGCGGAATCCGTCGAATGGCTCGAACAGTTCCTGACGCGTTATCCGGGCACCGTCGTCGCCGTGACGCACGATCGATACTTCCTCGACAACGCCGCCGAATGGATTCTCGAACTCGACCGCGGCCACGGCATTCCGTGGAAAGGCAACTATTCGAGCTGGCTCGATCAGAAGGAAGAGCGCCTCAAGCAGGAAGAAGCGAGCGAATCCGCGCGCCAGAAGGCGATTAAGAAAGAACTGGAGTGGGTGCGCCAGAATCCGAAGGGACGCCAGGCGAAGTCGAAGGCGCGTATCGCGCGGTTCGAGGAACTCAATAGCCAGGAATACCAGAAGCGCAACGAGACGCAGGAAATCTTCATTCCGGTCGGTGATCGGCTCGGCAACGAAGTCATCGAGTTCAAGAACGTGAGCAAGGCGTACGGCGATCGTCTGCTCATCGACAACCTGAGCATGAAGATTCCGGCGGGCGCGATCGTCGGCATCATCGGGCCGAACGGCGCGGGTAAATCGACGCTGTTCCGCATGTTGACCGGCCGCGAGCAGCCGGATTCGGGCGAGATCATCATGGGGCCGACCGTCAAGCTGGCCTATGTCGATCAGAGCCGCGACGCGCTCGCCGCCGATAAGACCGTCTTCGAGGAAATCTCCGGCGGCGCGGATGTGCTGACGGTCGGCAAGTACGAAACGCCGTCGCGTGCGTATATCGGCCGGTTCAACTTCAAAGGCAGCGATCAGCAGAAGCTGGTCGGCAACCTCTCGGGCGGCGAGCGCGGGCGGCTGCATCTCGCCAAGACGCTGATCGCGGGCGGCAACGTGCTGCTGCTGGACGAACCGTCGAACGACCTCGACGTCGAAACGCTGCGCGCGCTCGAAGACGCGCTGCTCGAATTCGCCGGCTCGGTGATGGTCATCTCGCACGACCGCTGGTTCCTGGACCGCATCGCGACGCACATTCTCGCGTTCGAAGGCGAATCGCACGTCGAATTCTTCGACGGCAACTATCAGGAATACGAGGCCGACAAGCGCAAGCGTCTGGGCGAAGAAGCCGCGAAGCCGAAGCGTCTGCGGTACAAGCCGATCACGCGCTAA
- a CDS encoding galactosyltransferase-related protein, translated as MSENERISLGGLEIIMTYRGATQERRENLRGVLRHLDLAYCDYVLYLLEADATPTFHWSGFGDEKIRHIFIHDDGPFPKAKLCNLGARLCTGNIICFHDADMIANPEYMPLSIASLTDGTASDALCPFLRVINITGDFRSDFIRSGNYAALEEYLESDLPDGMEVLYENTPGAIVLMKRSEYMRVGGYDPRFTGWGGEDDDLLTRATRLGVRWHSIPESRAALFHLHHDATSRHDAIAAAQRNREAAAQTHAMPLPELEARAAELAKYFD; from the coding sequence ATGAGTGAAAACGAGCGGATCTCCCTTGGTGGTCTCGAAATAATCATGACCTACCGCGGCGCGACGCAGGAGCGGCGTGAAAACCTGCGTGGCGTGCTGCGCCATCTTGACCTCGCCTACTGCGATTACGTGCTCTATCTGCTAGAAGCGGACGCCACGCCGACCTTCCACTGGTCGGGTTTCGGGGATGAGAAAATCCGCCATATCTTTATTCACGACGACGGGCCCTTTCCGAAAGCGAAACTGTGTAATCTCGGCGCGCGCTTATGCACCGGCAATATCATCTGCTTCCACGACGCGGATATGATCGCCAATCCGGAATACATGCCGCTCAGCATTGCTTCTTTGACAGACGGAACAGCGAGCGATGCGTTATGCCCGTTTCTTCGCGTCATTAATATCACCGGCGATTTTCGGAGTGACTTCATCCGCTCGGGGAATTACGCGGCACTGGAAGAATATCTGGAATCCGACTTACCCGACGGAATGGAAGTGCTCTACGAAAATACGCCGGGCGCCATCGTGCTGATGAAGCGATCCGAATACATGCGCGTGGGCGGTTACGATCCGCGCTTCACCGGCTGGGGCGGCGAAGACGACGACCTGCTCACGCGTGCCACGCGCCTCGGCGTGCGCTGGCATTCCATTCCCGAATCGCGGGCCGCGTTGTTCCATCTGCATCACGACGCCACGTCGCGCCACGACGCGATCGCCGCCGCGCAGCGAAACCGCGAAGCCGCCGCGCAAACGCACGCCATGCCGCTTCCCGAACTTGAAGCGCGCGCCGCCGAACTCGCCAAATACTTCGATTAA
- a CDS encoding HAD family hydrolase: MTIKAVVFDFGGVLIDWNRDYLYKQLIPDEAERRWFLDNVCKMDWVMQQDGGQSVEEGTAELVAQYPEHEPLIRAFYARWHEMVAGVLEEGVTLVDRLDAAGVPLFGLTNWSAETFPYAWERFDVLRRFREIVVSGRVGLVKPDPQIFALMRAEIEKHLPGIQPHELVFIDDNAANAQAATDLGWHGVHHTGAQETEAKLRALGVPV; this comes from the coding sequence ATGACCATCAAAGCAGTCGTGTTCGATTTCGGCGGCGTGCTGATCGACTGGAACCGGGACTATCTGTACAAGCAGCTGATCCCCGACGAAGCCGAGCGCCGCTGGTTCCTGGACAACGTCTGCAAGATGGACTGGGTCATGCAGCAGGACGGCGGGCAAAGCGTGGAAGAGGGGACGGCCGAGCTCGTCGCGCAGTACCCGGAACACGAGCCGCTGATCCGCGCGTTCTATGCGCGCTGGCACGAAATGGTGGCAGGCGTGCTGGAAGAAGGCGTTACGCTCGTCGACCGGCTCGATGCGGCCGGCGTGCCGCTTTTCGGGCTGACGAACTGGTCGGCAGAGACGTTTCCGTACGCGTGGGAACGCTTCGACGTGCTGCGGCGTTTCAGGGAAATCGTGGTGTCGGGGCGCGTCGGGCTGGTGAAGCCCGATCCGCAGATTTTCGCGCTGATGCGCGCGGAAATCGAAAAGCATCTGCCGGGCATCCAGCCGCACGAACTCGTTTTCATCGACGACAACGCCGCCAACGCGCAAGCCGCGACGGATCTCGGCTGGCACGGCGTGCATCACACCGGCGCGCAGGAAACGGAAGCGAAGCTGCGCGCGCTGGGCGTTCCCGTCTGA
- the prfA gene encoding peptide chain release factor 1, with translation MKTSMQSKLDQLAKRQVDLNELLSREDVTSDMDQYRKLTREHAEISPIVEQYALWRQALTDEATAQDLLADPSMRDFAEEEIGEARERMAKIESDLQTMLLPKDPNDERNIFIEIRAGTGGDESALFAGDLLRMYLRYAERNRWTAETMSESVSDLGGYKEVIVRIAGQGAYSRLKFESGGHRVQRVPATETQGRIHTSACTVAVMPEADEISEVVINPADLRIDTFRASGAGGQHINKTDSAVRVTHLPTGIVVECQDDRSQHKNKDRALKVLAARIKDKQYHEQHAKEAATRKSLIGSGDRSERIRTYNFPQGRMTDHRINLTLYKLEYIMDGDLDELIGALVSEHQAELLAALGEAE, from the coding sequence ATGAAAACCAGCATGCAAAGCAAGCTCGACCAGCTTGCAAAACGGCAGGTCGATCTCAACGAACTGCTGAGTCGTGAAGACGTGACGTCCGACATGGACCAGTACCGCAAGCTCACGCGCGAGCACGCCGAAATCAGCCCGATCGTCGAGCAATACGCGCTCTGGCGTCAGGCGCTCACAGACGAAGCCACCGCGCAGGATCTGCTCGCCGACCCTTCGATGCGCGATTTCGCCGAAGAGGAAATCGGCGAGGCGCGCGAGCGCATGGCGAAAATTGAAAGCGATCTGCAGACGATGCTGCTGCCGAAGGACCCGAACGACGAACGCAATATCTTCATCGAAATCCGCGCGGGCACGGGCGGCGACGAATCGGCGCTTTTCGCCGGCGATCTGCTGCGCATGTATCTGCGCTACGCCGAGCGCAATCGCTGGACGGCCGAGACGATGTCCGAAAGCGTCTCCGATCTCGGCGGCTATAAGGAAGTGATCGTTCGGATCGCGGGACAAGGCGCGTATTCGCGGCTCAAGTTCGAATCGGGCGGGCATCGCGTGCAGCGCGTCCCGGCGACCGAAACGCAGGGGCGCATCCACACGTCCGCCTGCACGGTCGCGGTCATGCCCGAAGCCGATGAAATCAGTGAAGTCGTCATCAATCCGGCGGATTTGCGTATCGACACCTTCCGCGCGTCGGGCGCGGGCGGGCAGCACATCAACAAGACGGATTCGGCCGTGCGCGTCACGCACTTGCCGACGGGCATCGTCGTCGAATGTCAGGACGACCGCTCGCAGCACAAGAACAAGGATCGCGCGCTGAAGGTGCTGGCCGCGCGCATCAAGGACAAGCAGTATCACGAGCAGCACGCGAAGGAAGCCGCGACGCGCAAGAGCCTGATCGGTTCGGGCGACCGCTCAGAACGCATTCGGACGTACAACTTCCCGCAAGGGCGCATGACGGATCACCGCATCAACCTGACGCTCTACAAGCTCGAATACATCATGGACGGCGATCTGGACGAACTGATCGGCGCGCTCGTGTCCGAGCATCAGGCGGAACTGCTCGCGGCGCTCGGGGAAGCGGAGTGA
- the hemA gene encoding glutamyl-tRNA reductase, with product MQLLTIGINHHTAPVALRERVAFPLEQLKPALSALKDVWLGPLAKASPEAAILSTCNRTELYCATDDTAARDAAIQWLSKYHNLPVSELAPHVYALPQSEAVRHAFRVASGLDSMVLGETQIVGQMKDAVRTASEAGALGTYLNQLFQRTFAVAKEVRSTTEIGAQSVSMAAAAVRLAERIFEDISSQRVLFIGAGEMIELCATHFAAQNPRELVVANRTAERGEKLAERFNGRAIPLSELPTRMHEFDIIVSCTASTLPIIGLGAVERAVRARRHRPIFMVDLAVPRDIEPEVGNLQDVFLYTVDDLGAIVREGNASRQAAVAQAEAIIETRVANFMQWLDARSIVPVIRHMHTQADALRRAEVERARKMLARGDDPAAVLEALSQALTNKLIHGPTHALNRASREERDQLIDLMSGFYRHGGAGNDSSDR from the coding sequence ATGCAGCTCCTCACGATCGGAATCAATCACCACACTGCGCCTGTCGCCTTGCGCGAACGCGTGGCGTTTCCGCTCGAACAGCTCAAGCCCGCCCTTTCCGCGTTGAAGGACGTCTGGCTCGGCCCGCTCGCGAAGGCATCGCCCGAAGCGGCCATTCTGTCCACCTGCAACCGCACCGAACTCTACTGCGCGACGGACGACACCGCCGCGCGCGACGCCGCCATCCAGTGGCTGTCGAAGTACCACAATCTGCCGGTCTCGGAACTCGCGCCGCACGTCTACGCGCTGCCGCAGTCCGAAGCCGTGCGCCACGCCTTTCGCGTCGCGTCGGGGCTCGATTCGATGGTGCTCGGCGAAACGCAGATCGTCGGCCAGATGAAGGACGCCGTGCGTACCGCGTCGGAAGCGGGCGCGCTCGGCACGTATCTGAATCAGCTTTTCCAGCGGACGTTCGCGGTCGCGAAGGAAGTGCGCTCGACGACCGAAATCGGCGCGCAGTCCGTGTCGATGGCCGCCGCCGCCGTGCGTCTCGCCGAGCGCATCTTCGAAGACATTTCGAGCCAGCGCGTGCTGTTCATCGGCGCGGGCGAGATGATCGAACTGTGCGCGACGCACTTCGCCGCGCAAAACCCGCGCGAACTCGTCGTCGCAAACCGCACCGCCGAACGCGGCGAAAAGCTCGCGGAGCGTTTCAACGGCCGCGCCATTCCGCTCTCGGAACTGCCCACGCGCATGCACGAGTTCGACATTATCGTGTCGTGCACGGCGTCGACGCTGCCGATCATCGGTCTCGGCGCGGTCGAGCGCGCGGTGCGCGCGCGGCGGCATCGGCCGATCTTCATGGTCGATCTGGCCGTGCCGCGCGATATCGAGCCGGAAGTCGGCAATCTGCAAGACGTGTTCCTCTATACGGTCGATGACCTCGGCGCCATCGTCCGCGAAGGCAATGCGTCGCGGCAAGCGGCGGTCGCGCAGGCCGAAGCGATCATCGAAACGCGTGTCGCCAATTTCATGCAGTGGCTGGATGCGCGCAGCATCGTGCCGGTCATCCGCCACATGCACACGCAGGCCGACGCGCTGCGCCGCGCCGAAGTCGAACGCGCCCGCAAGATGCTCGCGCGTGGCGACGATCCGGCCGCCGTGCTCGAAGCGCTGTCGCAAGCCCTCACGAACAAGCTCATTCACGGCCCCACGCATGCGCTCAACCGCGCGAGCCGCGAAGAGCGCGACCAGCTCATCGACCTGATGAGCGGCTTCTACCGCCACGGCGGCGCCGGCAACGATTCGTCGGACCGTTAG
- a CDS encoding UbiX family flavin prenyltransferase produces the protein MSAPAAAKRRLIVAITGATGAIYGVRLLETLRRLGGVETHLLVSSAGWLNVQHELDLDKAAVNALADVVHNVRDVGASIASGSFATDGMIVAPCSMRTLASIAHGLSDNLVTRAADVVLKERRRLVLLVRETPFNLAHLRNMTAVTEMGGIIFPPLPAFYHKPASIDEMVDHTVARVIDLFGMAQPIAAAWSGMGGERD, from the coding sequence GTGAGTGCGCCCGCTGCCGCCAAGCGACGGCTAATCGTCGCGATTACCGGAGCAACGGGCGCCATCTACGGCGTGCGTCTGCTCGAGACGCTGCGCCGGCTGGGCGGCGTCGAGACGCATCTGCTCGTGTCGAGCGCGGGCTGGCTCAACGTCCAGCACGAACTCGATCTCGATAAAGCCGCCGTCAACGCGCTCGCGGACGTCGTGCATAACGTGCGCGATGTCGGCGCGAGCATCGCCTCCGGTTCCTTCGCGACGGACGGCATGATCGTCGCGCCCTGCTCGATGCGCACGCTCGCGAGCATCGCGCACGGTCTCTCCGACAACCTCGTCACCCGCGCCGCCGATGTCGTGCTCAAAGAGCGCCGCCGGCTCGTGCTGCTCGTGCGCGAAACGCCGTTCAATCTCGCGCATCTGCGCAACATGACGGCCGTCACCGAGATGGGCGGCATCATCTTTCCGCCGCTGCCGGCGTTCTATCACAAGCCCGCGAGCATCGATGAAATGGTCGATCACACCGTGGCGCGCGTCATCGACCTGTTCGGCATGGCGCAGCCGATTGCGGCCGCGTGGTCGGGCATGGGCGGCGAGCGCGACTGA
- the prmC gene encoding peptide chain release factor N(5)-glutamine methyltransferase — protein MTTAADLLRASPLPALETRVLLTHVLGWRRTELITRDAETLDAAAVARFEALAARRGAGEPIAQLTGKREFFGLDFDVTPDVLIPRPETELLVETALDAIAGTPDARVLDLGTGTGAIAIAIAHARPDARVFAVDRSPAALDVARRNADRLLDPARAGCAITFIESDWTANVDASLRFDAIVSNPPYIACDDPHLAQGDLRFEPRGALTDEADGLSAIRVIVETAPLLLARTGALWIEHGYDQADAVRQLLTARGFKAVRSMRDLAGIERISGGLAPA, from the coding sequence GTGACGACCGCGGCGGACTTGCTGCGCGCCTCGCCGCTGCCGGCGCTGGAGACACGCGTGCTGCTGACGCACGTGCTCGGCTGGCGGCGCACCGAGCTGATTACGCGCGATGCCGAAACGCTCGACGCGGCGGCTGTCGCGCGGTTCGAGGCGCTCGCGGCGCGGCGCGGCGCGGGCGAACCGATCGCGCAACTGACCGGCAAGCGCGAGTTCTTCGGCCTCGACTTCGACGTGACGCCCGACGTGCTGATTCCGCGTCCGGAAACCGAATTGCTCGTCGAAACGGCGCTCGACGCCATCGCCGGGACGCCGGATGCCCGAGTGCTCGATCTCGGGACCGGAACCGGCGCAATCGCCATCGCTATAGCCCACGCGCGGCCCGATGCGCGCGTCTTTGCCGTGGACCGCTCGCCCGCCGCGCTCGATGTCGCCCGGCGCAACGCCGATCGGCTGTTGGATCCGGCACGCGCGGGCTGCGCGATCACGTTCATCGAAAGCGACTGGACCGCGAACGTCGATGCATCGCTGCGCTTCGACGCGATCGTCAGTAATCCGCCGTATATCGCGTGCGACGACCCGCATCTCGCGCAAGGCGACTTGCGCTTCGAGCCGCGCGGCGCGCTCACCGACGAGGCCGACGGGCTTTCGGCGATCCGCGTCATCGTCGAGACAGCGCCTTTGCTGCTCGCGCGCACCGGCGCGCTGTGGATCGAGCACGGCTACGATCAGGCCGACGCGGTGCGCCAGTTACTAACCGCGCGCGGCTTCAAAGCCGTGCGTTCTATGCGCGATCTCGCAGGCATCGAACGAATCAGCGGCGGCCTCGCGCCGGCCTGA
- a CDS encoding aminopeptidase P family protein, whose protein sequence is MNDRIAHSAVPDPSTFAARVGTLRSRMAAERIDAVLIPSADPHLSEYLPERWQGRQWLSGFTGSVGTLVVTKDFAGVWVDSRYWTQAEAQLAGTGILLMKMMGGQQTAPHVEWLAENVPAGGVVAVDGAVLGVAAARTLADALTARGITLRTDVDVLESVWPERPGLPDAPVYEHAAPHASVGRAEKLAHIREAMRGKGAQWHIISTLDDLAWLFNLRGADVSYNPVFVAHALVGLDDATLFVAEGKVPDALKAALARDHVRVAPYADAMQALASLPAGSTLLIDPRRITHGLLEKVPSAVKIVEAVNPSTFAKSRKTAAEAEHIRATMEQDGAALAEFFAWFEDALGRERITELTIDEKLTAARARRPGFVTLSFGTIAGFNANGAMPHYRATEASHSVIEGNGLLLIDSGGQYVSGTTDITRVVPVGEITPEHKRDFTTVLKGTIALSRARFPRGIRSPMLDAIARAPIWEAGADYGHGTGHGVGYFLNVHEGPQVISHYAPAEPWTAMEEGMITSIEPGIYRPGKWGIRIENLVLNQSAGKTEFGDFLSFETLTLCPIDTRCIDMSLMREDERAWLNAYHETVRRRVSPHVEGAAKAWLEKRTQAV, encoded by the coding sequence ATGAACGACCGCATCGCACATTCCGCTGTTCCCGATCCTTCGACATTCGCCGCGCGCGTCGGAACGCTTCGCAGCCGAATGGCAGCGGAGCGCATCGACGCCGTTCTCATTCCGTCCGCCGATCCTCACCTTTCCGAATATCTGCCCGAGCGCTGGCAGGGCCGCCAATGGCTGTCGGGCTTTACCGGCTCGGTCGGCACGCTCGTCGTGACGAAAGACTTCGCGGGCGTTTGGGTCGATAGCCGCTATTGGACGCAGGCCGAAGCCCAACTGGCCGGCACCGGCATCTTGCTCATGAAGATGATGGGCGGGCAGCAGACCGCGCCGCATGTCGAATGGCTCGCGGAGAACGTGCCGGCGGGCGGCGTCGTCGCGGTGGATGGCGCGGTGCTCGGCGTGGCGGCGGCGCGCACGCTGGCCGATGCGCTGACGGCGCGCGGCATCACGCTTCGGACAGACGTGGACGTGCTCGAATCCGTCTGGCCCGAGCGTCCCGGCCTGCCGGATGCGCCGGTGTACGAACACGCCGCGCCGCACGCGAGCGTCGGCCGCGCCGAAAAACTGGCGCATATCCGCGAAGCCATGCGCGGCAAGGGCGCGCAGTGGCATATCATTTCGACGCTCGACGATCTCGCGTGGCTCTTCAATCTGCGCGGTGCGGATGTCAGCTACAACCCGGTGTTCGTCGCGCATGCGCTGGTCGGCCTGGACGACGCCACGCTTTTCGTCGCCGAAGGCAAGGTGCCCGACGCGCTGAAGGCGGCGCTCGCCCGAGACCACGTGCGCGTCGCTCCGTACGCGGACGCCATGCAGGCGCTCGCCTCGTTGCCGGCCGGCTCGACGCTGCTCATCGATCCGCGCCGCATCACGCACGGCCTGCTGGAGAAGGTGCCGTCGGCGGTGAAGATCGTCGAAGCGGTGAATCCGTCGACGTTCGCGAAATCGCGCAAGACCGCGGCGGAGGCCGAGCATATTCGCGCGACGATGGAGCAGGACGGCGCGGCGCTTGCAGAATTCTTCGCGTGGTTCGAAGACGCGCTGGGGCGCGAGCGCATCACGGAACTGACCATCGACGAGAAGCTCACGGCGGCGCGCGCACGGAGGCCGGGCTTCGTGACGCTGAGCTTCGGCACGATCGCGGGTTTCAATGCGAACGGCGCGATGCCGCATTACCGCGCGACGGAGGCGTCGCATTCCGTGATCGAAGGCAACGGACTGCTGCTGATCGATTCCGGCGGTCAATATGTAAGCGGCACGACGGACATCACGCGCGTCGTGCCCGTGGGCGAGATCACGCCTGAGCACAAACGGGATTTCACGACGGTGCTCAAAGGCACGATTGCGCTTTCGCGCGCGCGCTTTCCGCGCGGCATTCGCTCGCCGATGCTGGATGCCATCGCCCGCGCGCCGATCTGGGAAGCGGGCGCGGACTATGGTCACGGCACGGGCCACGGCGTCGGCTACTTCCTGAACGTGCATGAAGGACCGCAAGTGATCTCGCACTACGCGCCCGCCGAGCCGTGGACGGCCATGGAAGAGGGCATGATCACGTCGATCGAGCCGGGCATCTATCGCCCGGGCAAGTGGGGCATCCGCATCGAAAACCTCGTGCTGAACCAGAGCGCGGGCAAGACCGAATTCGGCGATTTCCTCTCGTTCGAAACGCTGACGCTGTGCCCGATCGACACGCGCTGCATCGACATGTCGCTCATGCGCGAGGACGAACGCGCGTGGCTCAACGCGTATCACGAGACGGTGCGGCGGCGCGTGTCGCCGCATGTGGAGGGCGCGGCGAAGGCGTGGCTGGAGAAGCGGACGCAGGCGGTTTGA
- the grxD gene encoding Grx4 family monothiol glutaredoxin: protein METQERIKQIVDQHPVVLFMKGTAQFPMCGFSGRAIQVLKACGVDQIMTVNVLEDDEIRQGIKEFSNWPTIPQLYVNGEFIGGSDIMMEMYQSGELQQLFAAA from the coding sequence ATGGAAACGCAAGAACGCATTAAGCAGATCGTCGATCAACATCCGGTGGTCCTTTTCATGAAAGGCACCGCGCAATTCCCGATGTGCGGCTTCTCGGGCCGCGCCATTCAGGTGCTGAAGGCGTGCGGCGTCGACCAGATCATGACGGTGAACGTCCTCGAAGACGACGAAATTCGCCAGGGCATCAAGGAATTCTCCAACTGGCCGACCATTCCGCAGCTTTACGTGAACGGGGAGTTCATCGGCGGCTCGGACATCATGATGGAGATGTATCAGTCGGGCGAATTGCAGCAGCTTTTCGCCGCCGCTTAA